The genomic DNA GGAAGCAGACCCCTGATTACACTTTCAGGACCGGGGTTACTTCTGATATCCCTTTCAAATTTTGTGTTTATGGTGACACCAGAACCCAGGCTGATTCTCATTTAGCTGTGGTGAATCGAATTATCGCATCTGATCCATATTTTGTTCTTCACACTGGTGACCTAGTGGCAAACGGTTCAGATGAAAGCCAGTGGGCGGTTTATTTTGCAACCATCTGCTCCAGTGCCACCTCTGCCCAGAGATTTCCGTACTATTATGCCATAGGAAACCATGAGGGGGAAAGTCCTCTCTACTACAACTATTTCTGCCTTCCTCACAATAATCCTGATAGCAATGAATCTTATTATTCTTTCGATTACGGGAATTCGCATTTCATCAGCCTGGATACCCAGAAACCTTATGGACCATCAAGTGCTCAGTATCAATGGCTCAGAAAAGACCTGGTCAATTCTTATAACAAGACTTTTGTCTTCGTTTTTATGCATGATCATCCTTATTGCGCAGGAGGGCATAACAGTGACCTCGGTATAAGAGATACCCTCTGTCCCCTTTTTGAAACTTTCAAAGTCGATATGGTATTTAGCGGGCATAGCCACTTCTATCAGAGAAATGGACCTATCAAAGGGGTCACCAATATAATAGCAGCTGGAGGCGGAGCGCCGCTTTACACTCCAGCTGAGAGCAGCTGGACTCAATATACAGAAAAAGCTCATCATTTTGTCGATTTCACGGTATGGGCTGATTCGCTAAAATTCAAGATGATGCGGACAGATGGAAGTATCGGGGATAGTCTTATCTACCAGGCTCAGAATAAATCGCCATTACTCCTGGGCGATCCCAACTCAGATGGAACGA from Candidatus Zixiibacteriota bacterium includes the following:
- a CDS encoding metallophosphoesterase, with product MAKTSFLIGLLILGSCSALAQDLPQKGPYLSMVTQNSMVISWRTSTSDSSVVQYGLTPAYEREEKDLALKIPHSLTLTGLVPDTIYHYRVLFQGKQTPDYTFRTGVTSDIPFKFCVYGDTRTQADSHLAVVNRIIASDPYFVLHTGDLVANGSDESQWAVYFATICSSATSAQRFPYYYAIGNHEGESPLYYNYFCLPHNNPDSNESYYSFDYGNSHFISLDTQKPYGPSSAQYQWLRKDLVNSYNKTFVFVFMHDHPYCAGGHNSDLGIRDTLCPLFETFKVDMVFSGHSHFYQRNGPIKGVTNIIAAGGGAPLYTPAESSWTQYTEKAHHFVDFTVWADSLKFKMMRTDGSIGDSLIYQAQNKSPLLLGDPNSDGTINVADILHLVSYLFKGGPVPLPISESGDANCDGKVNVADIVYLVAYLFKGGPKPVC